The Myxococcales bacterium genome has a segment encoding these proteins:
- a CDS encoding thioredoxin fold domain-containing protein translates to MATLQVTESNFAETVKEGIVLLDFWASWCGPCRAFAPVFEAASQRHADVVFGKVDTEAEPGLAAGFQVQAIPTIAVLREGILLASVPGMLPAPRLDELIGKVRAVDMDDVRAKLAAAENAAQADTQPAAVAP, encoded by the coding sequence ATGGCGACACTGCAAGTGACCGAGTCGAATTTCGCGGAAACCGTCAAGGAAGGGATTGTGCTTTTGGACTTCTGGGCCAGTTGGTGTGGCCCGTGCCGCGCGTTTGCGCCCGTGTTCGAGGCGGCCTCCCAGCGCCACGCCGACGTGGTGTTCGGAAAGGTGGACACCGAGGCCGAGCCGGGCCTGGCCGCGGGCTTCCAGGTCCAGGCGATCCCCACCATCGCCGTGCTGCGAGAGGGCATCCTCTTGGCATCCGTGCCCGGCATGCTGCCCGCGCCGCGGCTCGACGAGCTCATCGGCAAGGTCCGGGCGGTCGACATGGACGACGTGCGCGCCAAGCTCGCCGCTGCGGAGAACGCCGCACAGGCGGACACGCAGCCTGCGGCCGTCGCGCCATGA
- a CDS encoding efflux RND transporter periplasmic adaptor subunit — MPRSSFAPSILVLASVGFAAGLFGLPGCAERARSHPAEPAAPAMPVAVSAAARAPVERGYEASGTVRGRNTAVLTSRIMANLREVKVKGGDPVKAGQILAVLDDTEARAAVRRAEAELAAAQEARAEAEQAVRASEATMRVARTNHERMQQLLSAGAATQQTYDDAEARDQTTSASHALALARVRGATARIDEVRAALEGAQASLGYTRIVAPFSGRVIDRRVDPGTQAAPGIPLLVIEQEGALRVEAAVDESQAGHLEVGQTAHVSLEALGHDVQGRITEVVPAVDPASRAFVIKVELPPALEAKLRPGMFARVRFPVGADERLMVPAGAVTLSGDLERLFVVQGERADLRLVTLGQRQGGAVEVLSGLDPGELVITNPPADLRDGARVAVQR; from the coding sequence GTGCCACGTTCTTCGTTTGCCCCGTCTATCCTTGTGCTTGCGTCTGTCGGTTTCGCCGCAGGCCTCTTCGGCCTGCCCGGCTGTGCCGAGCGGGCGCGTTCCCACCCGGCCGAGCCTGCGGCCCCGGCGATGCCCGTGGCCGTATCGGCAGCGGCCCGTGCGCCGGTGGAGCGAGGCTACGAGGCCAGTGGCACCGTCCGGGGGCGCAACACGGCCGTTCTCACCAGCCGGATCATGGCGAACCTGCGCGAGGTGAAGGTGAAGGGGGGCGATCCGGTGAAGGCGGGCCAGATTCTGGCCGTGCTCGACGACACCGAAGCCCGTGCAGCCGTGCGGCGGGCGGAGGCCGAGCTGGCGGCGGCCCAGGAGGCCCGTGCGGAGGCCGAACAGGCCGTGCGGGCGAGCGAGGCGACCATGCGCGTGGCCCGCACCAACCACGAGCGCATGCAGCAGCTGCTGTCGGCGGGCGCCGCCACCCAGCAAACCTATGACGACGCCGAGGCGCGGGACCAGACCACCAGCGCGAGCCACGCGCTGGCCCTGGCGCGGGTGCGAGGCGCCACCGCCCGGATCGACGAAGTGCGGGCCGCGCTCGAAGGGGCGCAGGCGAGCTTGGGCTATACCCGCATCGTGGCCCCCTTCTCGGGGCGCGTGATCGATCGTCGGGTGGATCCCGGCACCCAGGCCGCGCCCGGCATCCCTTTGCTGGTCATCGAACAAGAGGGGGCGCTGCGCGTGGAAGCCGCCGTGGACGAGTCGCAGGCGGGACACCTCGAGGTGGGGCAAACGGCCCACGTAAGCCTGGAGGCGCTCGGGCACGACGTGCAAGGGCGCATCACCGAGGTGGTGCCCGCCGTGGATCCGGCCTCACGCGCGTTCGTCATCAAGGTCGAGTTGCCGCCCGCGCTCGAAGCCAAGCTTCGCCCTGGCATGTTCGCCCGCGTACGCTTTCCGGTGGGGGCCGATGAGCGGCTCATGGTGCCGGCCGGCGCGGTCACGCTGTCGGGCGATCTCGAGCGCCTCTTCGTGGTGCAGGGTGAGCGCGCCGACTTGCGGCTCGTGACCTTGGGGCAAAGGCAAGGGGGAGCGGTCGAAGTGCTCTCGGGGCTGGATCCGGGAGAGCTCGTCATCACCAACCCACCTGCCGATCTGCGCGACGGCGCCCGCGTGGCGGTGCAGCGATGA
- a CDS encoding efflux RND transporter permease subunit, with protein sequence MNGAPEDLGMAGRLAQAFIHSKLTPLLLIASVGVGALALVELPREEEPQIVVPMVDVFVGMPGASAKEVEERVTAPMERLLWEIPGVEYVYSTSGPGQSLAIVRFLVGEDEERSLVRLQDKLSAHGDIIPPGASRPLIKPRSIDDVPVLGVTLWSRTHDGHELRRLAAEVQASIKQVRDVSEVTLIGGERRQVRVTLDPVRLSARGVDPLRVAAALQAANSRLPAGTLSRDNREILLESGGVLRTVDDVERVVVGAWEGRPVFLADVAHVRLGPEEAGSYVSFAAGAAAEGQTAAAGDGAWPAVTISVAKRKGVNAVGLVAAVMQKIRALEGTVIPKDVTVTVTRDYGETAEEKSNELLLHMGIAVLSVALLIGLTLGRREAGIVMLAIPATLALTLAVFYLYGYTLNRITLFALIFSIGILVDDAIVVVENIARHRQLPENRGASLAQVAVRAVAEVGNPTILATMTVVGAILPMAFVGGLMGPYMRPIPVGATAAMVFSLIVAFVVTPWATVRLLSKPGAGAHHEEGHVRASERLYRRLMAGLLGHARWRYLFLGSVVVLLLGSMALVGVGWVKVKMLPFDNKSELQVMIDLPEGSTLEQTARVARALSTEIGRQPEVRDIESYVGTSGPFNFNGLVRHYYLRQGANVADLQVNLVGKGERDAQSHAVAKRLREVMTPIAQRFGARIKVAEVPPGPPVLQTLVAEVYGPDPARRVEIAGQIRALFESTPGVVDVDWYVEDDRPKLRLAVDEEKAALAGVRVDELVRVVSMATAGETVGLLHRESARGGHPHRAARGSGHAF encoded by the coding sequence ATGAACGGCGCACCGGAAGATCTGGGCATGGCCGGGCGGCTGGCGCAGGCATTCATTCACTCGAAGCTGACGCCGCTCCTGTTGATCGCCTCCGTGGGCGTGGGTGCCCTGGCCCTGGTCGAGCTGCCCCGCGAGGAAGAGCCTCAGATCGTGGTGCCCATGGTCGACGTGTTCGTCGGCATGCCGGGCGCGTCGGCCAAAGAGGTGGAAGAGCGGGTGACGGCCCCCATGGAGCGTCTGCTCTGGGAGATCCCCGGTGTGGAGTACGTCTATTCCACCTCGGGCCCGGGACAGAGCCTGGCCATCGTGCGCTTCTTGGTAGGCGAGGATGAAGAGCGCAGCTTGGTGCGCCTTCAGGACAAGCTGTCTGCCCATGGCGACATCATCCCGCCGGGCGCCTCGCGGCCCCTCATCAAGCCCCGCTCGATCGACGACGTGCCTGTCTTGGGCGTGACACTGTGGAGCCGCACGCACGACGGACACGAGCTGCGCCGGCTGGCCGCCGAGGTCCAGGCCTCGATCAAGCAAGTGCGCGACGTGAGCGAAGTGACCCTGATCGGAGGCGAGCGCCGTCAGGTGCGGGTCACACTGGATCCCGTGCGTTTGTCTGCGCGCGGGGTGGACCCCCTGCGCGTGGCCGCCGCGCTGCAGGCAGCGAATTCCCGGCTGCCCGCGGGCACCTTGTCGCGCGACAACCGGGAGATCTTGCTCGAGAGCGGCGGTGTGTTGCGGACCGTGGACGACGTGGAGCGCGTGGTGGTGGGTGCCTGGGAAGGGCGCCCCGTTTTCCTGGCCGATGTGGCCCACGTGCGGCTCGGGCCCGAGGAAGCGGGCAGCTACGTGAGCTTTGCGGCAGGCGCCGCCGCCGAGGGACAGACGGCCGCCGCCGGCGATGGGGCGTGGCCGGCGGTGACGATCTCGGTGGCCAAGCGCAAGGGCGTCAACGCGGTCGGTTTGGTTGCGGCGGTGATGCAGAAGATTCGCGCGCTCGAGGGCACCGTGATCCCCAAAGACGTGACGGTCACCGTGACGCGGGACTATGGCGAGACGGCCGAAGAGAAGAGCAACGAGCTGCTCCTTCACATGGGCATCGCCGTCCTGAGCGTGGCCTTGCTCATTGGGTTGACCCTGGGGCGGCGCGAGGCGGGCATCGTGATGCTGGCGATCCCCGCCACGCTGGCTCTGACGCTGGCCGTGTTCTACCTCTATGGCTACACGCTCAACCGCATCACGCTCTTTGCGCTCATCTTCTCGATCGGGATTTTGGTCGATGACGCCATCGTGGTGGTGGAGAACATCGCGCGCCACCGGCAACTGCCCGAAAACCGCGGGGCCAGCCTGGCCCAGGTGGCCGTGCGTGCCGTGGCCGAGGTGGGCAACCCCACGATCCTGGCCACCATGACCGTGGTGGGCGCGATTTTGCCCATGGCGTTCGTAGGGGGGCTGATGGGCCCCTACATGCGTCCCATCCCCGTGGGCGCCACGGCGGCCATGGTGTTTTCTCTGATCGTGGCCTTTGTGGTAACCCCCTGGGCCACCGTGCGTTTGCTCAGCAAGCCGGGAGCAGGGGCCCACCACGAAGAGGGGCACGTGCGGGCCTCCGAGCGGCTCTACCGCCGCTTGATGGCGGGTCTATTGGGCCACGCCCGCTGGCGCTATCTCTTCCTCGGCAGCGTGGTGGTGCTGCTTTTGGGTTCGATGGCGCTGGTGGGTGTGGGGTGGGTGAAGGTGAAGATGTTGCCCTTCGACAACAAAAGCGAGCTTCAGGTGATGATCGACCTGCCCGAGGGCAGCACGCTCGAACAGACCGCGCGCGTGGCCCGGGCGCTGTCGACGGAAATCGGCCGGCAGCCCGAGGTGCGCGACATCGAAAGCTACGTGGGCACGTCGGGGCCCTTCAACTTCAACGGGCTCGTGCGGCACTATTACCTGCGTCAGGGCGCGAACGTGGCTGACCTGCAGGTGAACCTGGTGGGCAAGGGCGAGCGGGACGCCCAGAGTCACGCCGTGGCCAAGCGTTTGCGCGAGGTCATGACGCCCATCGCACAGCGTTTTGGCGCCCGCATCAAGGTGGCCGAGGTGCCCCCGGGGCCCCCCGTGCTGCAGACCCTGGTGGCCGAAGTGTACGGCCCCGACCCCGCGCGGCGGGTGGAGATCGCCGGGCAGATCCGCGCGCTCTTCGAGAGCACCCCGGGCGTGGTGGATGTGGACTGGTATGTCGAGGATGACAGGCCCAAGCTGCGCCTGGCGGTCGATGAAGAAAAGGCCGCGCTGGCCGGTGTGCGCGTGGACGAACTGGTCCGGGTGGTCAGCATGGCCACCGCGGGCGAGACCGTGGGCCTTTTGCACCGGGAGAGCGCGCGGGGAGGACATCCCCATCGTGCTGCGCGCGGATCGGGCCACGCGTTCTGA
- a CDS encoding efflux RND transporter permease subunit — MLRADRATRSDLARLQSLRVAGAGGRLVSVGELVRVEDVPAEKNIYHKNLMPVVYVTADVAGSIESPVYAILKLGPKLDALALPEGYQLVQHTAEQPFSTERYAMKWDGEWHITYEVFRDLGLAFAAVLVLIYVLVVAWFQSFGTPLIIMSVIPISLVGILPAHGLMGAFFTATSMIGFIAGAGIVVRNSIILVDFIELRRREGMPLEEAVIDAGAVRFRPMVLTAAAVVVGAAVILFDPIFQGLAISLMAGELASLFLSRMTVPIVYFIAHARRSRTS, encoded by the coding sequence GTGCTGCGCGCGGATCGGGCCACGCGTTCTGACCTCGCGCGGCTGCAGAGCCTGCGCGTGGCGGGCGCGGGGGGACGGCTGGTGTCGGTGGGCGAGCTGGTCAGAGTTGAGGACGTGCCCGCTGAAAAGAACATCTATCACAAGAACCTGATGCCCGTGGTGTACGTCACGGCCGATGTGGCCGGCAGCATCGAAAGCCCCGTCTACGCCATCTTGAAGCTCGGACCGAAGCTGGACGCCCTCGCGTTGCCCGAGGGGTACCAGCTGGTGCAGCACACGGCCGAGCAACCCTTCTCGACCGAGCGCTACGCCATGAAGTGGGACGGCGAGTGGCACATCACGTACGAGGTGTTCCGTGATCTGGGGCTTGCCTTCGCAGCGGTGCTGGTGCTGATCTACGTGCTGGTCGTGGCGTGGTTTCAATCCTTCGGCACGCCGCTCATCATCATGTCGGTCATCCCGATTTCGCTCGTGGGCATCCTGCCCGCGCACGGTCTCATGGGCGCCTTTTTCACGGCCACATCGATGATCGGGTTCATCGCGGGCGCGGGCATCGTGGTGCGCAACTCGATCATTTTGGTCGACTTCATCGAGCTGCGACGGCGCGAGGGCATGCCGCTCGAGGAGGCGGTGATCGATGCGGGTGCGGTGCGTTTTCGCCCGATGGTGCTCACGGCGGCGGCGGTGGTGGTGGGGGCCGCCGTGATCCTGTTCGACCCCATCTTTCAGGGGCTGGCGATCTCGCTCATGGCGGGCGAGCTTGCCTCGTTGTTCCTGTCGCGCATGACCGTTCCCATCGTTTACTTCATCGCGCATGCGCGACGGTCACGCACGTCGTAG
- a CDS encoding DUF4256 domain-containing protein → MPKTPSSPSPKPLTDKESAELLATLKARFSKHMARHEGLVWDDVQRRLEAKPKALAALHAMESTGGEPDVVGCPKGSAPYLFMDCAAESPKGRRSVCYDPEALASRKEHKPKHSALGLAADLGIELLTEADYRDLQRSGPFDEKTSSWLATPPEIRKRGGAIFGDYRYGQVFIYHNGAESYYAARGFRGVLRV, encoded by the coding sequence ATGCCCAAAACCCCGTCATCCCCGTCGCCCAAGCCCCTCACCGACAAGGAAAGCGCCGAGCTGCTCGCCACGCTGAAAGCCCGCTTCTCGAAGCACATGGCGCGGCACGAAGGCCTCGTGTGGGACGACGTGCAGCGCCGGCTCGAGGCCAAGCCCAAGGCCCTCGCGGCCTTGCATGCGATGGAGAGCACGGGCGGCGAACCCGACGTGGTCGGCTGCCCCAAGGGCTCTGCCCCTTACCTCTTCATGGATTGCGCCGCCGAGAGCCCCAAGGGGCGTCGCAGTGTGTGCTACGACCCCGAGGCGCTCGCGTCACGCAAGGAACACAAACCCAAGCACAGCGCTCTCGGCCTGGCGGCCGATCTGGGCATCGAGCTGCTCACCGAGGCCGATTACCGTGATCTACAAAGGAGCGGTCCTTTCGATGAGAAGACTTCGAGCTGGTTGGCCACGCCCCCCGAGATCCGAAAGCGCGGCGGCGCGATTTTCGGTGACTATCGCTATGGCCAGGTGTTCATCTACCACAATGGGGCAGAATCGTACTACGCCGCCCGGGGGTTCCGCGGCGTCCTGCGGGTGTGA
- a CDS encoding mandelate racemase/muconate lactonizing enzyme family protein: MRPSPSFAKQVAHGNRRAFLRGSAGLFSLPVWGGRPADVQACPFNPPPRLETCVSHPVIIEALDMMRVGDDHLVRATAKGKETGFAVTNQHASYLHEMFKQRVAPFFIGKDARALAALVEGVFLHERNYKLVGVPLSCCVSWAEFALLDLLGRLADKPVWSLFADVPLRTRVPMYLSSTSRETTPEQEVDLFAQALDATGAQALKYKVGGRMSGNIDAAPARTERLIALMPQRLGDSLTYYADANGSFDVTKAVEVGRRLESHGVAIYEEPCPFEDYAATKQVTRKLRKITVAGGEQDHSYYRFTDIVRERVLDMLQPDLSYNGGLLRTQRVAQLAREAKLPVSPHCPQASTLMYTLHFAAFTPNLGPFQEFHLSLVERAPWYAPELRVTQGHLDIPTAPGFGWQLPPERLARAIPL; encoded by the coding sequence ATGAGACCTTCTCCCTCCTTCGCCAAACAGGTCGCCCACGGCAACCGGCGCGCCTTCCTGCGCGGCAGCGCGGGCCTGTTCTCCCTGCCCGTGTGGGGCGGCCGCCCGGCCGACGTGCAGGCCTGCCCCTTCAACCCACCCCCGCGGCTCGAAACCTGCGTCAGTCACCCCGTCATCATCGAGGCGCTGGACATGATGCGAGTGGGGGACGACCACCTCGTGCGCGCGACGGCCAAGGGTAAAGAGACGGGCTTTGCCGTCACCAACCAGCACGCAAGCTACCTGCACGAGATGTTCAAGCAGCGGGTGGCGCCTTTCTTCATCGGGAAAGACGCCCGCGCGCTCGCGGCGCTCGTCGAAGGCGTCTTTCTTCACGAACGCAACTACAAGCTGGTGGGGGTGCCCCTTTCGTGCTGCGTGAGCTGGGCGGAGTTTGCCCTGCTCGACCTACTTGGCCGCTTGGCCGACAAACCGGTCTGGTCGCTGTTCGCTGATGTGCCCCTCAGGACCCGCGTGCCCATGTACCTTTCCAGCACGTCACGCGAGACGACGCCCGAGCAAGAGGTGGACCTCTTCGCGCAGGCCCTCGACGCCACAGGAGCCCAAGCCCTCAAATACAAGGTGGGCGGCCGCATGAGCGGAAACATCGACGCCGCTCCGGCGCGCACGGAGCGCCTCATCGCGCTCATGCCGCAACGGCTCGGGGACAGCCTGACCTATTACGCAGACGCCAATGGCTCCTTCGATGTCACCAAGGCCGTGGAAGTGGGCCGAAGGCTGGAGTCCCACGGCGTGGCCATCTACGAAGAGCCCTGCCCTTTCGAGGACTATGCTGCCACGAAACAGGTGACCCGGAAGCTGAGGAAGATCACCGTGGCGGGCGGGGAACAGGACCACAGCTACTACCGATTCACCGATATCGTGCGCGAACGCGTGCTCGACATGCTTCAGCCAGACCTCAGCTACAACGGCGGCCTGCTGCGCACACAGAGGGTGGCCCAGTTGGCTCGCGAGGCCAAGCTGCCGGTCAGCCCGCATTGCCCCCAGGCAAGCACGCTCATGTACACGCTTCATTTCGCGGCGTTCACACCCAACCTCGGACCCTTTCAGGAATTTCACTTGTCTCTCGTGGAACGGGCGCCGTGGTACGCACCCGAGCTCCGCGTCACCCAGGGCCACCTGGACATCCCCACCGCCCCCGGCTTCGGCTGGCAGCTTCCCCCCGAGCGGCTCGCCCGGGCGATCCCGTTGTAG
- a CDS encoding 2OG-Fe(II) oxygenase family protein has translation MQVRESALWPTRFHLVDYPEAQADKAALVDLCYRLKAEGRSWQIAARAKQGLYESAPDLFAHPEAQGLMQFCGTVICNIFQQDVAFPESWCHITNDGGYHDTHCHIDFARHGVCGIYYLQCRECTVEPPNGINRFYSTHPFAPNDVADIEPREGQLLLFPGYVRHSALPYRGQEDRVVISFNARLTPPEE, from the coding sequence ATGCAGGTGAGAGAAAGCGCCCTGTGGCCCACACGCTTCCATCTGGTCGACTACCCCGAAGCCCAGGCAGACAAGGCGGCCTTGGTGGACCTCTGTTACCGTCTCAAAGCCGAGGGGCGCTCGTGGCAGATTGCCGCTCGAGCCAAACAGGGCCTCTACGAAAGCGCGCCCGACCTGTTTGCGCATCCCGAAGCGCAGGGGCTCATGCAGTTCTGCGGCACCGTCATCTGCAACATCTTCCAGCAAGATGTGGCCTTCCCCGAAAGCTGGTGTCACATCACGAATGACGGGGGGTATCACGACACCCACTGCCACATCGACTTTGCCCGGCATGGGGTGTGCGGCATCTACTACCTGCAGTGCCGCGAGTGCACGGTCGAGCCGCCGAACGGGATCAATCGCTTCTACAGCACCCATCCCTTCGCCCCGAACGACGTGGCGGACATCGAACCCCGCGAGGGGCAGCTGCTCTTGTTTCCCGGCTACGTCCGCCACAGCGCCCTTCCCTACAGGGGCCAGGAAGATCGGGTGGTCATCTCGTTCAACGCGCGGCTGACGCCGCCCGAGGAGTGA